TAGTGTTTGAAAACTCAAGCGTTACATAACCTTCCCACTCGGGTTCTAAAGGTGTAACATTCACGATAATACCGCAACGCGCATAAGTGGATTTGCCAAGACAGATCACTAAAACATCGCGCGGAATTCGAAAATATTCAACAGTACGAGCCAAGACAAAACTATTAGGGGGGACGACACAAACGTCAGTTTCCCGTTCAACAAAACCGCGATGGGAAAAATCTTTCGGATCAACGATCGCATTATCAACGTTCGTAAACACTTTGAATTCGTTAGCGACACGAGCATCATAGCCATAGGATGAGAGCCCATAGGAGATTTTTCCTTCGGCAACCTGGCGGTCTTCAAAAGGGGTAATCATGGCATGGCGTTTAGCTGTTTCGCGGATCCAGGTATCGGGAAGAATCGGCATGGTTTCTCTCTTGTAAAGTTTATAATAATGATCGCTCGATACTAAGCGTAAGGCTTATGTTGATGCAAGCGGATTTTCCGCTCAAACGAACTTCCTTCTTATTTTTTTATAGCGTACGTCAATGATACGGATTCCTCTCCCTATTATTACATTTCTTTAGATCTCATGCCCGAGAGGGAGGAATATCTCAATTAAAGCAGTTAAAACAATGGGTTTCTGGATTTTTAATCTAGTGATCTAGGACAGCCCCATAAACAAAAATATAAAGATTTAAGAACGGGAAAATAAGGAGTTTGGTGGAGTCAGGGGGGATCGAACCCCCGACCTCTACAATGCCATCGTAGCGCTCTCCCAGCTGAGCTATGACCCCAATCAAGGTGTTGAAATTAAGATGAAGTCAAAGATTCTGCAAGCAGTTTTTTTATTTTAAGTGAAAAATGCATAAAACAAATTGATGGACTTTAAATGAATGCTCATAAGATCAATTTTAGTTGATTTTTAGAGTAGGCATACCAAAGAGATATCCTTGACCATAATCGCACTCCATATCAGTCACTTGTGCTAAATCATTCTCAGTTTCAATTTTTGATACGATCAAATCGACATATTTACTATAAGCTTTCTTTTTAAAAGCTCGAATGGCATCGAGAGAATGGTTTTTGACGTAACTCGCAAGAATATTTTGATCAATTTTTAAAAAGCGTATCTGATGGGCATATAATTGATCAAAATCGAGATCAAGAGACTTGAGGTGTTCCAGTGAAAACTGACAGCCAAATTTAGATAACTGCTTAATAGTTTTAAGAGTATGATCGGGACTTTCTGTAAGGCATGCAGCATCTAATTCAAAAGTTAAATTTTGCGCAAGATTTTGATTAAGCTCAATGAATTCAACCAATCCTTGTAAAAAATCTGAATCTTCAAGAGTTTTTAAGGAAACATTACAAAAAAATCCCAAGTTTAAGTCTTTTTTTTGAGATTTGCGTAAGAGGTTAATGCACTTAAATAGGAGAGTGTTATCAATAATTCTAATCAGAGATTCCTCTTCTGCTATCTGTAAATACTGATCTGGAATGAGAATATAGTTATTGTGACTGTGAATGCGAGAAAAGCATTCAATATAACGGTTCTTTCGTTGTGGTAAGCTCACTATGGGCTGGAGCAGCATTTCAATTTTATCTTGTTTCAAAGCATGGTGAATTTCACCCAAAAGCTCTTCTCGTGAAAGCTGATGAGCACTTGTATCCGTTAAAGCTTTGCTCTCTGGTATAATTGAGCGTTGTTCTGATGGTGCTTCTATTTCTTTACCATGAAAATAAGAATCCAACTGATGTTGTAAAAACTCATGCATTTTTAATTCAAGTTCTTCTAGAACTTTGTTTTGATTCAGTTGAAAGCTTGTGATTTTTTGTACCAAAATCTTTTGTTCGGCGTGAATTGCCGCTAGATTGACGCTCATTTTCTGAAGATTTGAATTTAAAAGTGCTTCATGGAGAAACAACATAAAAAGATAACTGATACAAGCAACTAAGCTGATCTCAAAAGGAGTCCAGTTCGGCAGAAAATAGATAAGCCCTATTCCTAACCCCAGACATAAAAAGCCATAAAAAAAGATAAATATTACTTTGCTTTGAATTGCCAAGAGCTATCCTTGTTATTAATTATGTCCCTCATTCAAAAAGACATTAATGCCTCTCTCAACTGCTTGTATTAAAACTCAAACATCCCTAAAAAACTACTAACAATCTATAATTTTTTAAGGTATGGTCAGTAAAAATCAAATCTCCAATAAGCAACATGACTGAAACACAAAACCGTCAAAAGCATTTATATCTGATTGATGGATCAGGCTTTATCTTTAGAGCTTACCATGCCCTGCCACCGTTAACGCGCATGGATGGTACTCCAGTGAATGCGGTGTATGGTTTTACGTCCATGCTTTTAAAAATCCTCGATAAAACAGATGTGGATTATTTTTGTGTTGTTTTCGATTCAGCACGTCGAAATTTTAGGCATGATATTTACTCTCAATATAAAGCTAATCGTCCAGAGCCTCCAGAAGACCTTATCCCCCAATTTCCTTTGATAAGAGAAGTTTGTAACGCTTTTAATGTGGCAATGATTGAACAGGAAGGTTATGAGGCTGATGATCTTATTGCTGCATATGTAGATGAAGCACAGAGAAATGATACACAGGTAACGATCGTTTCTTCAGATAAAGACCTTATGCAGTTAGTTCGTGGTGGGGTTGAGATGCTTGATCCCATGAAAGACCGCATTATTGGTAGGCAGCAAGTGATTGAGAAATTTGGAGTCCCTCCTGAGAAAGTGATTGAAGTCCAAGCACTTGCGGGTGATAGCGTTGATAATATTCCAGGCATTCCTGGGATTGGTTTGAAAACGGCAGCGGAACTAATTAATGCTTATGGAACTGTGGAAGAATTATTAGCGCGTTCTTCCGAAATTAAACAACCTAAAAGGCGACAGTCACTGATTGATCATGCTGAAGATGCTCGTATTTCGAAAAGACTTGTCGTTTTGGATAATACTGCTCCTTTAGTGAAGCATTTTAATGAACTGAACCGCCAAGAGATAGATCCTGATAAAGCCTTACATTTTTTAAAAGAACAAGGATTTAAGACGCTTATTTCTCGATTGGAACGTCAGTGGCAAGGAACGGAAAATCAGCTGCCTAATAATGTTAATGACCAGCTTAAAAAAGAATATGAGCTGATTGTAACTCCTGATCACCTGAAAAAGTGGATCAAGGCTATTTACAATGTTGGTAAAGTTGCAGTGGATACTGAAACAACAGGACTCGATCCAATGCAAGCTGATCTTGTTGGAATTTCTTTAGGACTGCCAGATGGAAAAGCTTGCTATATCCCAATTGCACATAAAAAGGCTCAACAACAGCTCACACTTGGCGATTTCGCTTCTTCCGAAAGTGAAGCCTTAAAGCAGATCCCTTTAAGTCAGATAGTGGATCTTCTAAGTCCCCTCATGG
The sequence above is drawn from the Candidatus Nucleicultrix amoebiphila FS5 genome and encodes:
- the dcd gene encoding dCTP deaminase, producing the protein MPILPDTWIRETAKRHAMITPFEDRQVAEGKISYGLSSYGYDARVANEFKVFTNVDNAIVDPKDFSHRGFVERETDVCVVPPNSFVLARTVEYFRIPRDVLVICLGKSTYARCGIIVNVTPLEPEWEGYVTLEFSNTTPLPAKIYANEGACQFLFLKATDVCEVSYKDRQGKYMGQEGVTLPHVIRRRTAS
- a CDS encoding EAL domain-containing protein, with translation MAIQSKVIFIFFYGFLCLGLGIGLIYFLPNWTPFEISLVACISYLFMLFLHEALLNSNLQKMSVNLAAIHAEQKILVQKITSFQLNQNKVLEELELKMHEFLQHQLDSYFHGKEIEAPSEQRSIIPESKALTDTSAHQLSREELLGEIHHALKQDKIEMLLQPIVSLPQRKNRYIECFSRIHSHNNYILIPDQYLQIAEEESLIRIIDNTLLFKCINLLRKSQKKDLNLGFFCNVSLKTLEDSDFLQGLVEFIELNQNLAQNLTFELDAACLTESPDHTLKTIKQLSKFGCQFSLEHLKSLDLDFDQLYAHQIRFLKIDQNILASYVKNHSLDAIRAFKKKAYSKYVDLIVSKIETENDLAQVTDMECDYGQGYLFGMPTLKIN